One genomic region from Candidatus Zixiibacteriota bacterium encodes:
- a CDS encoding VCBS repeat-containing protein, protein PDLAVANTGSHNVSILKNNGNGTFASAVNYGVEVNPYSVTSADFDGDGKPDLAVANFSSNSVSILINRACCVGLTGNVDCDLADISDISDLTALIDNLFISLAPLCCSAEANIDGDLGGVVDISDLTALIDHLFISLAPPAACQ, encoded by the coding sequence AACCTGATCTGGCGGTCGCGAATACAGGCTCCCACAATGTCTCGATCCTGAAAAACAACGGCAACGGAACCTTTGCGTCAGCGGTGAATTACGGGGTGGAAGTTAATCCTTATTCAGTTACATCCGCCGACTTTGACGGGGACGGGAAGCCTGATCTGGCCGTCGCGAATTTCTCTTCCAACAGTGTCTCGATTTTGATTAATAGGGCCTGCTGTGTTGGATTAACGGGCAATGTCGATTGTGATCTGGCTGACATATCGGATATATCTGACTTGACGGCATTGATTGATAATCTCTTTATATCACTGGCTCCGCTGTGCTGTTCTGCCGAGGCAAACATTGATGGCGATCTTGGCGGTGTAGTCGACATATCTGATTTGACAGCGCTCATCGATCA